Part of the Sphingorhabdus pulchriflava genome is shown below.
TTTATGCTTGGATTCGCCGCCTATGCGAACACCTTCGGGGTTGTAGCCGTTATTGCCATAAGGGGATGTGCCGCCGGTGCCGACCCACTTGTTTCCGCCTTCATGGCGCTTCTGTTGTTCTTCGAGGCGCTTCTTCAGCGTCTCCATAATCTCCTCCCAAGAGCCTAGCGATTTGATCGCTTCCATTTCCTCTGGCGTCAAAAACTTCTCGGCGACGGCTTTCAGCCAGTCTTCTGGAATGTCGACCGGATTGGTGCCGTAATCGGTAAGCAGTCCCTTGAAGACCTTGTTGAACACCTGATCGAATCGGTCGAGAAGCGCTTCGTCTTTCACCAGAACGGCGCGTGCGAGATAATAGAATTCCTCCGGCGATTGCTCAATCACGTCAGCTTCCAGCGCTTCAAGCAGGGCCAAATGCTCTTTGAGTGAAGCCGGTATGCCGGCCAATCTCAATTCATCGAGGAAATTGAAGAACATCACTCTGCCTCATCGTTGGCGCGGGCTTAATTGCGCAATTAACTGCTCTATCCATGGAGCGCCGGATTGCGGTCGTCAACTCCATTGCGAATAGCCAATTTAACCCGACGCTAACCATTCAAATTTACCATGAATGACACAACATATTTTGGGTCAAATAACCAAATGGAAAATATAGCTTTTCAGGCCAATGACTGGATCGATGATACCGCAAAAATTTGCGGAGAAGTCGCCGTCGATTGCTCCGATACCGCCGGGACGCTTGAGCAAGCGCTGAAATCGGCCGAACAATTGCGCCGCGAGCATAGCGAGTGGGAATCGATTACCGATCGCTTGACGTCAGAAATTGAAAATGTAGCGCATGCCACGGTTGAGGCACGAGAACTTTCTGACGCGGCGCGTGAAAAGCTGGAAGCGGGTAATGCGACCATTTCCAGTTCGATGGCAGGCTTTGCTGATTTGCTCGATCTCATTAACCGGCTCGGCACGCACATCACTGGCTTTGCTGCTGCGATGGAACAGGTGAAAAGGGCGTCACAGGCGATCGATAACATTGCCCGGACTACAAACATGTTGGCTTTGAACGCAGCGATTGAAGCGCAAAAGGCGGGCGACGCCGGTCGGACTTTTTCGGTCGTTGCCGCCGAGGTTAAAAAGCTGGCACAGGATTCGCGTAGCGCCGCTGTCGAAATTACCGAAACCGTGAATTCGCTTGCATCAGAGGCAGAGAAGCTAGCTGGTGAAATCGGATCGGGCATCGAAGGTAGCGGAAACGCGCAAGCGCAATTTTCAAATATGGAGACGCTATTGGGCGGTCTGGGCGACATTGTGGGTCAGGTAGACGAACGCACATCAGAAATCGCCAGCAACACTACGGCGATAAGCCAGGGACTCTCCGAATCCCGTACGGTGCGTTCGGCAGTATCTGATGCCAATGATCGTATGCACAAACAACTATCGACCGCCTTCAACGATGTGAACGAACTCGAACTTCGCGCAAACCGCATGTTTGACCAGCTTGTTCATAGCGGTATGTCGCGGACCGACAGCGTATTTGTCGACTTGGCACTTGCTGAAGCAGCCAACATCATCGCTTTGACCGAGCGTGCCTTGAAAGACAGTAGCCTGACGCTCGATGCACTGTTTGACACTAACCTCGTTCAAATCGAAGGTAGCAATCCGCCCCGTTTCCGTTCTCGGTTGACGTCATGGGCGGACGCCAATTGGCGGCCTGAGATTGATCGCATAAAGAACAGTAACTCCGCGATACTCTCGACCTGCTGCACGTCCAGTAAGGGCTTCCTCGTAACCCATCTCAGCGAATATTCGCGCGCGCCGACAGGAGATTTGGCACACGACACCAAATATTGCCGCAATGGGCGCCTTTTGTTTGAGGGGATCGATGTCATCGCCAAGGCCAGCGAGCAAGATTATATGATGGCCGTCTATCGCCATGAAGGCGACGGAACCAATTATAACATCGTGCGCAATGTGTATGTGCCGCTGCGCTTTGAAGGACGGCGCTGGGGCGATCTGGAGATTGCTTACATTCTCTGATGTTCAGGTGGTTGTGGGCGGTGAACCGCGGCAACCAATATGAATGATATGTACATTAGCAACATCCAGGCGCCCAATTTGGACGGCGATACCAAGTGCCACCCTGCCTGCTGGGTTGGATAACTCCACGCCCGGGCAAAAGTTCCGATATTCTCTGCAAACCAGATGAAGGTTGCCACCAGAAACAGGCCAACGAGCAACGGCATCCAACGATATTCGCGCCACACCCGGAACCAGATACGCGTCCGCCAGAATAACAGGCCCATGGCGGTAAAAAGAACCAGGCGGATGTCGGGCAACCAATGATGTGAGAAGAAATTGATATAGATCGCAACGCCCAAAACATAAGTGTGGATTGGCTTTGGGTAAGTCGAGAATCGGAAATCGAATATGCGCCAAACACGCGCGATGTAGCTGCCGACCGCCGCGTACATGAAGCCTGAGAATAACGGCACTCCGCCGATTCGCAGCAATGAATCTTCAGGATAAATCCAGGAGCCGTGGGCTGTTTTGAACAATTCCATCACCGTTCCGACGATATGGAATATCAGAATGACCTTTGCTTCTTCCCATGTTTCCAATCGGAACAGCAGCATGGCAAGTTGAATTGCCAAGGCTGCAAGTGTCAGAAAGTCATATCGCGACAATTCTGCGTCATCAGGATACAGAAAATGTGTGGCCAGCAGCAACGCCAGCATCAGCCCGCCGAAAAGACAGGCCCAACCTTGTTTGAAGCCGAATAAAAGAAACTCATACACCCAAGCAGGCCAACCCGGCGCGGGTGTATATGCCTCAAGCTTGGCCCTGACCCGTGCGAAGCGGGTCGAGTTCAAGGGGATTATGAGATCAGTTCCCTTGGCGGCGTGCCATGAAAGCAAGCCGCTCAAATAGCATCACGTCCTGCTCGTTTTTCAGCAACGCACCATGCAAGGGAGGGATTGCCTTTGTCGGATCCCGATTTTGTAGGACGTCGAGTGGCATGTCTTCATGCAAAAGAAGCTTCAACCAATCAAGCAGTTCGCTGGTCGATGGCTTTTTCTTAAGGCCCGGTACCTCACGGATATCGTAGAAAATGTCCATGGCTTTTGACACAAGCATCTTTTGGATACCGGGGAAGTGGACGTCGATGATCGCCTGCATCGTCTCGCGGTCAGGGAATTTGATATAATGGAAGAAGCATCGGCGCAGAAACGCGTCAGGCAGTTCCTTTTCATTGTTCGATGTGATGACAACGATAGGACGCTCGATAGCCCTGACGGTTTCGTGCGTTTCGTAAACGTAAAACTCCATCCGATCGAGTTCTTGAAGCAAATCGTTGGGGAACTCGATATCGGCCTTGTCAATTTCGTCGATCAACAAGACTGGTAGCTTTTCCGAAGTGAACGCTTCCCACAATTTACCGCGCTTGATATAGTTGCGGATGTCGTGAACACGCTCGTCACCCAACTGACTGTCGCGCAAACGAGCAACCGCATCATATTCATAAAGGCCCTGATGCGCCTTGGTGGTGGACTTGATGTTCCATTCGATCAACGGAGCATCCATGGCTTTGGCAATTTCCTGCGCCAAAACGGTTTTACCGGTGCCTGGCTCACCTTTGACAAGCAGCGGGCGGCGTAGCTTGACCGCGGCATTGACAGCCACTTTCAGATCGTCGGTAGCAACATAATTTTGGGTGCCGTCAAAGCGCATGGAAAATCCCCGAGAGTTAATCGTCTGATTAACTGTTAAGGAGCGACGGCCCGCAACGCAATAAGGGATTTTGCTAAATGCTTACTCTGCCAATATGGCTTGGTGGCGCGTTGAGATAAGCTGCCAAAGGCCTTTTTGTTGCGCCAGCATCTGCTCGCAGCCGAACAGCATCGCACGTTGTGCGGTTGCGGAGCTTGCCAGATCGCTCACCAACGACAGGCTATTTTGTGGATCGGGCAATGCGCACGGCGGTGCTTCTATCCCAAGAGAAATGGCTACTCTGTCCAATAACGGGCGCGTTGCCTGCCAATCCAGGACAAAGGCTACTGCAGCGCCGACCGCAGTGCCTTTGCGGTCAGAAGTTGCAAGCATGGTAATGCTGCGCGATTGCCCTTCGACAACAGTATTGACCCTATCCTGTCCTACATGCCTGTGGACCGGGCCGGCTGCGACGGTCAGCTGGTTCAGATATTTGCGTTCAAATGCAAAGGCATCGATCGACTGGACGAGCCAGTCGCGCGCTTCCTGCTCGATAATTTTTGTGGCGGCATGATCGACTATTCCAGGGTGGCGACCATGCGTTACGTTCAGGAAATGGGCAATGTCTGCCTTCAGGGCAGGGCGGCTGATTTTGACCGCCGACCGTAAGTCAGTGCCATAAGCGCTTTTGTCCAAAAAATTGGCTAGCGGGCATGTAATGGGCAGACTTCCTTGCGCAGCAACAACTTCGGCGAATTGCGTCCCGAAATTTGCGCTATTTGCGACGGTTTGCAGCATGCCTTACTCCGGTCCAGAACGTCGAAATGACGTTGGCTTCTTCGGGCGGTAGCAAAAAGATATAAATGCAAAGTTTACGCGGAGCTATTTTACAAGCTCCGCATAATCAAGCAGTTATTGGTCGAGGAAGGACCGCATCTTGCGGCTGCGGCTGGGGTGCTTCAGTTTGCGCAGCGCTTTTGCTTCGATCTGGCGGATACGTTCGCGCGTAACCGAGAATTGCTGGCCGACCTCTTCAAGCGTGTGGTCGGTGTTCATACCGATACCAAAACGCATACGCAGCACACGTTCCTCGCGCGGCGTAAGCGAGGCCAACACGCGTGTGACCGTTTCCTTCAAATTCGCCTGAATGGCTGCATCGACGGGAATGATCGCGTTTTTGTCTTCGATGAAATCGCCAAGATGCGAGTCTTCTTCGTCACCGATCGGCGTTTCGAGCGAAATCGGCTCCTTGGCGATCTTCATCACCTTGCGAACCTTTTCCAGCGGCATCGACAGGCGTTCTGCCATTTCCTCAGGAGTCGGTTCGCGGCCCTGTTCGTGCAGGAACTGGCGGCTAGTGCGCACAAGCTTGTTGATCGTTTCGATCATGTGCACCGGAATACGTATGGTGCGCGCTTGATCCGCAATTGAGCGCGTGATCGCCTGCCTGATCCACCAGGTGGCGTAGGTGCTGAACTTGTATCCACGGCGATACTCGAATTTATCGACCGCCTTCATCAAGCCGATATTGCCTTCCTGAATGAGGTCGAGGAACTGCAGGCCACGATTGGTGTATTTCTTGGCGATGGAAATCACGAGGCGCAGATTGGCCTCGACCATTTCTTTCTTCGCAATGCGGGCCTCGCGTTCGCCTTTTTGTACCATATTCACAATGCGGCGGAATTCGTTGAGGCTCATGCCCGTATTCGCAGCGATATCAGAGATTTCACCGCGAATACGTTCTACTGCATCGACTTCGTTCTCAGCAAATTTTGCCCACTTCTTGTCGAGCGCAGCAACGCTTTCAAGCCAACCCTCATCGAGTTCATGGCCCATATAGCGATCGAGGAAGTCCTTGCGCGGCACTTTATGGCGCTCGGCGAGACGCAGCATCTGGCCGCCCAGCGCAGTAAGGCGACGGTTGAATGAATAGAGCTGGTCAACCAGATATTCGATCTTGTTGGCGTGGAACTGCACGCTTTCAACTTCCGCTGTCAGGTCTTCGCGCAGCTTCTGGTACTTATTTTCGGAGTTTTTGGAGAACTCGCCACTCGTTGCCATCGCGATCATGCGGTCGTTCTGGATCTTGGAAAACTGTTTGAACAGGCTGGCAATCGTCGCAAAGCGTTCGAGCGCTGCCGGTTTTAGAGCCTCTTCCATCTGTGCGAGGCTGAGGGTGTTGTCTTCCTCTTCCTCTTCAACCGGGCGCGCACGACGTTCGGTCATGTCGTCTTCATCTTCGTCGGCGCTCTGCTCTTCCTCGATATCTTCCTCTTCCTTGTAGGACGGGCCTGCAGTCGCCTCGCTGATTTCGCCGTCGCCTTCATCCTCACCATCTTCGGTCAAGTTCTCGGGGGCGGGTTCTTTCGATAGCATCGCGTCGAGATCAAGAATCTCGCGCAACTGCATTTCGCCATTGTTCAGTGCGTTCGACCATTCGATAATCGCGTGAAAAGTGATAGGGCTTTCGCACAGCCCGAGAATCATGGTGTCCCGGCCGGCCTCGATGCGCTTGGCGATCGCGATTTCACCTTCGCGGCTCAGCAGTTCGACCGCGCCCATTTCGCGCAGATACATCCGCACCGGATCGTCTGTGCGATCGCCAGTGCCGGTCTTCTTGACCGTTGAAGTCAGCGAGCGTGGGTCGTTTTCAGAGATGTGATCGACGGTTTCGGTGTCTTCTTCTTCGCGCTCCTCGCCATCTTCACCGGCTTCATCGCTTTCGACGATTTGTACTCCCATGTCGTTGATGGCCGACATTACGTCTTCGATCTGCTCAGACGACATCTGGTCTTGGGGCAGTGCCTCGTTCAATTCGTCATAGGTCAGATAGCCACGACGTTTCGCTTTCGCGAGCAGCTTTTTCACCTGTGCGTCGTTGAGGTCGATCAGCGGTGCATCGCCGCCGGCACCGTCTTCCATATCGGGTTGCGTAGCCAAGTTCCTGTTTCCCCGTTGCTTTTACAAAACGTCTTCGCGCTGCAACAGCGCAGCCAGACGCGTGTCGAATTCCTGCTTTTCCTGTCGCAGCCGCTGTTGCTCGGCGTAATTGGCTTCAGTGAGATCGGTGCTCGCCAATTCGGTTGCCCTTTGCAGTGCTGCTTCCAACTCGGGCCGCTGCTTCATCAACCGGATTGCTTCGTCCAGCTGCCTGAAGGCTTTTGCCCCAGCCAGTTCCTCGCTGCCTGATTGACGGTTGAAGGCAAATGCCGTTCCGCCACTCTGCAACAAGGCTTGCGCCATATTATACAGATCGTCCCCTAATATGGTAAGCAATGCCGTACTATCAAGTGTTTCTTTGCCGCTTCCGATCATTGCCGAATCGAGCATAGCCGAAAGCAGCCGGGCATAGCCCGGATCGCGTGGCGTAAAGTCCGTCAACGCTTCCTGATGGCGTAGGATTTGTGAGGGATCGCGCAAAAGAGCCGCGAGAATTTCGCGCACCAAAATGTCGCTACCCTGATTGCCGATAGCTCTGGCATCGGCGGTCAAGGGTGGCGGCGCGTTGGGCCGCCATGGACCTCGCTTGCCTGAGAATTGGCGTTGCGGTGGAGAGCTGCGTGCAAACAGCGCATCAAAACGCTCCCGAAATGCGTCGGCATAGTGGTGGCGGATTTCTGCATCGGCGATATTCGCAACATGCAGCCCTAGCCGTTGTTTGAAACCAGCTCGGTCCTCTGGCGTGGCGACCGGCTCTGCGGCCAGTTCGATCTTCCAGATGCGCTCAACCAGCGGCTCGGACTTGTCGAGCAGCTCGGCAAAAGCGCGCGGACCAGCACTGCGCACCAGATCATCGGGGTCCTGACCTTCGGGCAGGGTCACAAATTCAAGGCTGTGACCCGGCTTCAGTCCTCCCAAAGCGCGTTGTGCCGCACGGAAGGCGGCTTTCTGTCCGGCGGCATCGCCATCGAAGCAGAGCAGGGGCTTTGGCACCATCCGCCACAGCATCGTGATTTGCTGCTCGGTCAGTGCGGTTCCCAAGGGAGCGACCGCCTCGTCAAATCCGGCCTGGGCAAGGGCGATGGCGTCCATATAGCCTTCAACCACGATAACCCGCCCCGAAGCGCGTGAGGCGGCTGAAGCCTTGTCCAGATTATAAAGCGTGCGCCCCTTGTCGAACAAAGGCGTGTCGGGCGAGTTCAGATATTTGGGTTCGCCCGCGCCCAATATGCGTCCACCAAAAGCGATTACCCGTCCGCGCGGATCGCGGATCGGGATCATCAGGCGACCGCGGAAACGGTCATAAGGCTCCTTGCCCTCGACCGAGATCAACAGGCCTGCCTCGACCAGCTTGTCGTCGCCGAAATGCTTGAGCGCCTCTTTCAGTTTGCCCCGGCTGTCCGGTGCAAAGCCTATGCCGAATGTCTTGATCGTTTCCGGCTTCAATCCGCGCCGTTCACAATAGGCGCGGGCTTCTGCTCCCTCCAACCCCTGGAATTGCGCGACAAACCAATCCTGCGCTGCCGCCATGACGTCATATAGCGTGTTGGCGCGTTCGGCTTTAGCCGCGGCTTTCGGGTCGGCTGCGGGAACCTGCATGCCTGCGGCATCTGCCAGTTCCTTCACTGCATCCATGAAGCTCAGTCCACGCTGGTCGGTCATCCAGCGGATAGCGTCGCCATGGGCGCTGCAGCCGAAGCAGTGGTAGAAGCCCTTTTCATCGTTGATCGTGAAACTGGGCGTCTTCTCATTATGGAAAGGGCAACAGGCCTTAAACTCGCGCCCCGCCTTGGTCACCTTGATGCTACGGCCGATAAGCGCGGAAAGCGTGGTCCGCGCGCGCAGTTCATCCAGCCATTGCGGAGTGAGGGTCATCGAACCCCTATGTCAGGAAAGCGCGGCCTTCACCAGCGCGCTTGCCTTGCTCATATCGAGCTGCGTGCCGTGGCGTTCCTTGAGGGTGGCCATGACGCGGCCCATATCCTTGACCGAGCTTGCGCCCAGTTCAGCTTTGATCGCTTCTATTGCCGCGCTGGTATCTGCCTCGCTCATTTGGGCAGGCAGGAAAGTCTCGATAACCGCCAACTCCGCCTTTTCGACATCCGCCAGTTCCTGACGGCTGCCCTGTTCATACAGCGAAATCGATTCGCGGCGCTGCTTGACCATTTTCTGGAGCACTTCGACGACCACGGCGTCGTCATCCGCCGGGGCAGACTGTGTACGCAGCTCGATGTCGCGGTCTTTCAGCTTGGCCAAGATCAAGCGAACAGCCGCCAAACGGTCTTTCTCGCCAGCCTTCATTGCGGCGATCTGGGCCGCCTTTATGTCATCTCGAATCATGTTCCGATTTCTTTGAAAAAGTGGAAGCAGCCCTCTTAGCCACAACTTTCCGATTTTAATAGATTGACCTTGCGGCGGCTCGTCTCTAGGCGCGGTGCCTTAGCGACATCGCCAGAAACACTATTGAAAAAGGACCGCCACCATGGCTGACCCTACCACTACGCGCGCGCCCACCGGAGCGACAGGCGTATTGGTTTTGGCCAGTGGAGAGGTGATCTGGGGTAGGGGCTTTGGCGCAGAGGGTAGCGCGGTAGGCGAAGTCTGCTTCAATACCGCGATGACCGGCTATCAGGAAGTGATGACCGACCCGAGCTATGCCGGGCAGATCATCAACTTCACATTCCCGCATATCGGCAATGTCGGCACCAACCCCGAGGATATAGAGGCGACCAACCCGCATGCCTTGGGTGCCATCGTGCGGCAAGATGTCACCAGCCCCTCCAATTTCCGCGCGACGCAGCATTTCCGCGACTGGATGGCCGCAAATGGCCGGATCGGGCTTTCGGGCATTGATACCCGCGCGCTGACCCGGCTGATCCGCCTGAAAGGCGCGCCCAATGCGGTGATTGCGCATAGTGCCGATGGCAAGTTCGACATCCCCGCCTTGCTGGCGCAGGCAAAGGCCTGGCCGGGGCTGGAGGGGATGGATCTGGCGAAAGATGTTACCACCTTGCAGACCTATAGCTGGGAGGATGGGCTTTGGAAGCTGGGGCAGGGTTATGCCACAAAAGCTGACAAACCTGACCTATGTTCCGCCAAGCGGCCAAAAGTCGTTGCCATTGATTATGGTATAAAACGCAATATATTGCGGAACTTAGTTGATACTGGTTGCGAAGTAACCGTCGTCCCCGCGACCGCGAGCTTTGACGAGATCATGGCGCATCAGCCCGATGGCCTGTTCCTTTCCAACGGCCCCGGCGATCCGGCGGCGACGGGGGTTTATTCGGTGCCCGTCATCAAGGCTTGGCTCGAAACCAAAAAGCCGCTGTTTGGCATCTGCCTTGGCCACCAGATGCTCGCGCTCGCGGTGGGTGCGAAGACCGAAAAGATGCATCAGGGCCACCGCGGCGCGAACCATCCGGTGAAGCGGCTTTCTGACGGTGCGGTAGAGATTACCAGCATGAACCACGGCTTTGCGGTGAATGCGGAGACCTTGCCCGCCAACGCCCGCGCAACGCACACCAGCCTGTTCGACGGCAGCAATTGCGGTTTTGAACTCACCGACCAGCCCGCCTTCAGCGTACAATACCACCCCGAAGCAAGCCCCGGCCCGCAGGACAGCCATTATCTCTTTGAGAAATTTGCGGGGATGATGGCGTGACGCTCAAAGGTCGGAAAAAACGGCGTTCGCTTCGTGGAAGGCACGGAACAAATGCCTGACCAAATACAATCTAGTGTTACCCCAAAATATGGCGATATCGTCGTGATAGTCGCACTCGAGTGCCGTTCCATTGATGAACATGGCTTGCGGGCTGTATCCAGATATAACGCAAAAAGTGAACTTGTTGTTCTCGAATATTCTTTTGCCGCTAGGAACGTGGCAGGATGCATTTCGGCAATCGTTGATCAAATCTGTAATGTCCTTCGCTTTCGCCGACTGAGGAATGTCGTCAGTAAAAGTGACTCTCAAGTTCTTTTTTGCCGCCTTTTGAAGCACGTCGTTCAGTTCGATAAGAACTTGGGTGATGCACGGTTGAAAATAAGGGCTTCTGCCATCAATCGGGTTGAAAATCGGGCTTTCGAAAATTCTTTTAATGATCATCAAGGACGTTTCAGCGTCGCGGTCACCGTAATCGGCCGGATTATCAACAGTTTTTCTCATATCAGATTCCGTTTGTTTCGGCATCAAACTTTAAGAACATGGGGTTTTTAAGCAATGCCCAAACGCACTGACATCCAATCCATCCTCATCATCGGCGCTGGCCCGATCATTATCGGCCAGGCGTGCGAATTTGACTATTCGGGGACGCAGGCGTGCAAGGCGCTGCGCGAGGAGGGCTATCGCATCATCCTCGTCAATTCCAACCCGGCGACGATCATGACCGATCCGGAAATGGTCGGCGACAATGGCTCCACCTATGTCGAGCCGATCACGCCGGAGGTGGTCGCCAAGATCATCGAAACCGAGCGCGCCAAATATCCGCATGAGAAGATGGCCGTGCTGCCTACCATGGGCGGGCAAACCGCGCTGAACACCGCGCTGGCGCTGGAGGCCAATGGCACGCTGGCCAAATTTGATGTCGAAATGATCGGCGCGACCGCCGAAGCCATCGATAAGGCCGAAGACCGCATCAAATTCCGCAATGCGATGGACAAAATCGGCCTCGAATCCGCGCGTTCAGGGATTGCCCATACGCTCGAAGAGGCGCTCACCGTGCTCGAACGCACCGGGCTGCCCTCAATCATCCGCCCCAGCTTCACCATGGGCGGCACAGGCGGCGGGATTGCCTATAATCGGGATGAATTCATCCAGATCGTCACCGGTGGCCTCGATGCCAGCCCGACGACCGAGGTGCTGATCGAGGAATCGCTGCTCGGTTGGAAAGAATATGAGATGGAGGTTGTCCGCGATAAGAAGGACAATGCCATCATCATCTGCTCGATCGAAAATGTCGATCCGATGGGCGTGCATACCGGCGACAGCATCACCGTCGCCCCCGCTCTGACGCTGACTGATAAGGAATATCAGATCATGCGCAACGCGAGCATCGCGACGCTGCGTGAAATCGGAGTCGAAACAGGCGGTTCGAACGTACAGTTCGCAGTCAATCCGAAGGATGGCCGCCTGATCGTGATCGAAATGAACCCGCGCGTGTCGCGGTCTTCGGCGCTGGCATCGAAGGCCACCGGCTTCCCGATTGCCAAGGTCGCAGCGAAACTGGCGGTGGGCTACACGCTCGACGAAATCGACAACGACATCACCGGCGCAACACCCGCCTCGTTCGAACCGACCATCGACTATGTCGTCACCAAAATCCCGCGTTTCGCCTTTGAAAAGTTCAAAGGTTCGGAACCTTTGCTGTCGACCGCAATGAAATCGGTCGGCGAAGTGATGGCGATTGGCCGCAACATCCACGAATCGATGCAAAAGGCGCTGCGCGGCCTTGAAACCGGGCTGTCGGGCTTCAACTATGTCGATGCGCTCAAAGGCGCGCATAAGGATGAGCTGGCGGCCGCGCTCAGCCGTGCGACGCCCGACCGGCTGCTCGTCGCGGCGCAGGCGCTGCGCGAAGGCATGTCGGTATCCGAGGTGCACCAATATTCGAAATTCGATCCCTGGTTCCTCGAACGGCTTGCCGAAATCGTCGAGGCGGAAAATGAGGTCAAGGCCAATGGCCTGCCGCAGGATGCGGAAGGGATGCGTCGCCTGAAAGCCATGGGTTTCAGCGATAAACGGCTTGCCTTCCTTGCACTCGAATCCGCGCATGTCCGCCCCGGAATGGAATCTGCAATCCGCCGCGGTTCGGGCCTGATCCGCGAGGCTATCGTCGCGATGACCGGCGGGATTACCGAGGCCGAGGTGCGCAAGGCACGTCACAAGCTGGGCGTCCGCCCTGTGTTCAAGCGCATTGACACCTGCGCGGCGGAATTTGAGGCGAAAACGCCTTACATGTATTCGACCTATGAGGCCCCGATCTTTGGCGAGCCTGAATGCGAGGCGCAGCCCAGCGACCGCGAAAAGGTCGTTATCCTGGGTGGTGGGCCGAACCGGATCGGGCAGGGAATCGAGTTCGATTATTGCTGCGTCCACGCCTGCTTCGCGCTTGAGGAAGCTGGCTATGAAACAATCATGGTCAACTGCAACCCGGAAACGGTTTCGACCGATTATGACACTAGCGATCGTCTGTATTTTGAGCCGCTGACCGCTGAAGATGTCCTAGAAATCCTGCATGTCGAGCAGTCGAAGGGCAAGCTGAAGGGCGTTATCGTCCAGTTTGGCGGGCAGACGCCACTCAATCTGGCGAAAGCTCTCGAGGATGCGGGCATTCCGATCCTCGGCACCTCGCCAGACGCCATCGACCTTGCCGAAGACCGTGAGCGTTTTGCCGCGCTGATCAACAAGCTGAAGCTCAAACAGCCCGAAAATGGCATTGCACGCAGCCGGGAAGAGGCGATCAAGGTTGCCGAAACCATCGGCTATCCCGTGCTGATGCGGCCGAGCTACGTTTTGGGCGGCCGTGCGATGGAGATTGTCGACACGCAGGCGCAGCTCGAAAACTATATCGAAACGGCAGTG
Proteins encoded:
- the carA gene encoding glutamine-hydrolyzing carbamoyl-phosphate synthase small subunit, whose amino-acid sequence is MADPTTTRAPTGATGVLVLASGEVIWGRGFGAEGSAVGEVCFNTAMTGYQEVMTDPSYAGQIINFTFPHIGNVGTNPEDIEATNPHALGAIVRQDVTSPSNFRATQHFRDWMAANGRIGLSGIDTRALTRLIRLKGAPNAVIAHSADGKFDIPALLAQAKAWPGLEGMDLAKDVTTLQTYSWEDGLWKLGQGYATKADKPDLCSAKRPKVVAIDYGIKRNILRNLVDTGCEVTVVPATASFDEIMAHQPDGLFLSNGPGDPAATGVYSVPVIKAWLETKKPLFGICLGHQMLALAVGAKTEKMHQGHRGANHPVKRLSDGAVEITSMNHGFAVNAETLPANARATHTSLFDGSNCGFELTDQPAFSVQYHPEASPGPQDSHYLFEKFAGMMA
- the carB gene encoding carbamoyl-phosphate synthase large subunit, with product MPKRTDIQSILIIGAGPIIIGQACEFDYSGTQACKALREEGYRIILVNSNPATIMTDPEMVGDNGSTYVEPITPEVVAKIIETERAKYPHEKMAVLPTMGGQTALNTALALEANGTLAKFDVEMIGATAEAIDKAEDRIKFRNAMDKIGLESARSGIAHTLEEALTVLERTGLPSIIRPSFTMGGTGGGIAYNRDEFIQIVTGGLDASPTTEVLIEESLLGWKEYEMEVVRDKKDNAIIICSIENVDPMGVHTGDSITVAPALTLTDKEYQIMRNASIATLREIGVETGGSNVQFAVNPKDGRLIVIEMNPRVSRSSALASKATGFPIAKVAAKLAVGYTLDEIDNDITGATPASFEPTIDYVVTKIPRFAFEKFKGSEPLLSTAMKSVGEVMAIGRNIHESMQKALRGLETGLSGFNYVDALKGAHKDELAAALSRATPDRLLVAAQALREGMSVSEVHQYSKFDPWFLERLAEIVEAENEVKANGLPQDAEGMRRLKAMGFSDKRLAFLALESAHVRPGMESAIRRGSGLIREAIVAMTGGITEAEVRKARHKLGVRPVFKRIDTCAAEFEAKTPYMYSTYEAPIFGEPECEAQPSDREKVVILGGGPNRIGQGIEFDYCCVHACFALEEAGYETIMVNCNPETVSTDYDTSDRLYFEPLTAEDVLEILHVEQSKGKLKGVIVQFGGQTPLNLAKALEDAGIPILGTSPDAIDLAEDRERFAALINKLKLKQPENGIARSREEAIKVAETIGYPVLMRPSYVLGGRAMEIVDTQAQLENYIETAVRVSGDSPVLIDRYLRDAVEVDVDCVADGDDVVVAGILQHIEEAGVHSGDSACTLPPYNLPEEIIAEIRRQAEVLARALKVKGLMNAQFAVKDGLVYLIEVNPRASRTVPFVAKAIGAPIAKIAARVMAGEKLKDLPPIDLDIDYIAVKEAVFPFNRFPGVDPVLSPEMKSTGEVMGIDKDFAMAFAKAQLGAGMTLPQSGKLFVSVKDSDKPHIVPAVAKLIEMGFAVCATGGTADYLQGQGIAVERVNKVAQGRPHIVDKIIDGEIALVFNTTEGWQSLKDSEDIRRSALVNKVSYFTTASASLAATEAIEALRTRKLEVCTLQDYHKV
- a CDS encoding GatB/YqeY domain-containing protein yields the protein MIRDDIKAAQIAAMKAGEKDRLAAVRLILAKLKDRDIELRTQSAPADDDAVVVEVLQKMVKQRRESISLYEQGSRQELADVEKAELAVIETFLPAQMSEADTSAAIEAIKAELGASSVKDMGRVMATLKERHGTQLDMSKASALVKAALS